In one window of Hymenobacter nivis DNA:
- a CDS encoding FtsW/RodA/SpoVE family cell cycle protein, which yields MEPTFRPNWLQRNLKGDPILWAIVLIFSVISIAVVYSATGTLAYRNELRGRPGSAEMIVLKHSGLIFMGLALMWLAHRVDYRHYSRLSLYALLISVPLLLFTFFVGGTTLNDASRWLTIPVIHLTFQPSDLAKLALISHLASMLSRRQQHLHDFKSTLLPVMLWVGVICGLIILSNASTALLLFATCMLLMFIGRVPLKQMAVMVAIGVVLGGAGLAAGQRLGTVMSRVSSFSDPTKKTPFQLEHSYIAIATGGVAGKGPGKSTERNILPHPYSDFIFAIIIEEYGLLGGAVVLLLYLALLYRGLKTVMNSYGAFGGLLSAGLSFSLVLQALVNMGVAVGLGPITGLPLPLLSMGGTSLIFTGISIGIILAVSRGEPEIRPVVGSDPDAPRIPRQNPSYT from the coding sequence ATGGAACCCACTTTCCGCCCCAACTGGCTCCAGCGCAACCTCAAGGGGGACCCCATTTTATGGGCCATTGTGCTGATTTTTTCCGTCATCAGCATCGCCGTGGTGTACTCGGCCACCGGCACGCTGGCCTACCGCAACGAGCTGCGCGGCCGGCCCGGCTCGGCGGAAATGATTGTGCTTAAGCACAGTGGGCTCATCTTCATGGGTTTGGCGCTAATGTGGCTGGCGCACCGCGTGGACTACCGGCACTACTCGCGGCTGTCACTCTACGCGCTGCTGATTTCGGTACCGCTGCTGCTGTTCACGTTTTTCGTGGGCGGCACCACCCTCAACGACGCCTCGCGCTGGCTCACCATCCCGGTCATCCACCTCACCTTTCAACCCTCCGACCTGGCCAAGCTGGCCCTGATTTCGCACCTGGCCAGCATGCTCAGCCGCCGCCAGCAGCACCTGCACGATTTCAAGTCCACGCTGCTGCCGGTGATGCTGTGGGTGGGCGTCATCTGCGGCCTCATCATCCTCAGTAACGCGTCCACGGCCCTGCTGCTGTTTGCTACTTGCATGCTGCTGATGTTCATCGGGCGCGTGCCGCTCAAGCAAATGGCCGTGATGGTGGCCATCGGCGTGGTGCTGGGCGGCGCGGGCCTGGCCGCTGGCCAGCGCCTGGGCACCGTGATGTCGCGCGTGTCGAGCTTCTCCGACCCCACCAAGAAGACGCCGTTCCAGCTGGAGCACAGCTACATCGCCATTGCCACCGGCGGCGTGGCCGGCAAGGGCCCCGGCAAAAGCACTGAGCGCAACATTCTGCCCCACCCGTATTCCGACTTCATTTTCGCCATCATCATCGAGGAATACGGCCTGCTGGGCGGGGCCGTGGTGCTGCTGCTATACTTAGCGCTGCTGTATCGGGGCCTGAAAACGGTGATGAATAGCTACGGCGCCTTTGGGGGCCTGCTCTCGGCGGGCCTCAGCTTCAGCCTGGTGCTGCAAGCGCTGGTGAATATGGGCGTGGCCGTGGGCCTGGGGCCCATCACGGGCCTGCCGCTGCCGCTGCTGAGCATGGGTGGTACCTCCCTGATTTTCACCGGTATTAGCATCGGCATCATCCTGGCCGTGAGCCGGGGCGAACCTGAAATTCGTCCCGTCGTGGGCTCCGATCCCGACGCGCCCCGCATCCCGCGCCAAAACCCGTCGTATACCTAA
- the murG gene encoding undecaprenyldiphospho-muramoylpentapeptide beta-N-acetylglucosaminyltransferase has product MSNPLRVIISGGGTGGHIFPAVAIANELRRRHPDAAILFVGANGRMEMTRVPEAGYDIVGLDISGLQRRLTPQNLLFPVKVFRSVRRAGKLIEDFLPDAVVGVGGYASAPVLLAAASRAIPSLIQEQNSYAGLVNKLLGRRVACICVAYEGMEKFFPADKLVLTGNPVRAEIVGGNRAEALAFFGLDPAKKTLLVVGGSLGARTLNLATAAALPRLQAAGVQLLWQTGKLYYPEAKQQAAPYAAGGLYAYEFIRRMDLAYAAADVVVSRAGALSVSELALTGKACILVPSPNVAEDHQTKNALALVGKGAAVLITDAHAAERLYDEALRLLADEPRQQQLQARVLELARPDATTAIVDELLKLIKN; this is encoded by the coding sequence ATGTCTAATCCACTTCGCGTCATCATCAGCGGCGGCGGCACCGGCGGGCACATTTTCCCGGCGGTGGCCATTGCCAACGAGCTGCGCCGCCGCCACCCCGACGCGGCCATCCTCTTCGTGGGCGCCAACGGCCGCATGGAAATGACGCGCGTGCCCGAGGCCGGCTACGACATTGTGGGCCTCGACATCAGCGGTTTGCAACGCCGCCTCACGCCCCAAAACCTGTTGTTTCCAGTGAAGGTATTCCGTTCGGTACGCCGGGCCGGCAAGCTCATTGAGGACTTCCTGCCCGACGCCGTGGTGGGCGTGGGCGGCTACGCTTCGGCACCGGTGCTGCTGGCCGCTGCCAGCCGCGCCATCCCGTCACTCATCCAGGAGCAAAACTCCTACGCGGGCCTGGTTAACAAGCTGTTGGGCCGTCGGGTGGCGTGCATTTGCGTGGCCTACGAGGGTATGGAGAAGTTCTTTCCCGCTGATAAGCTGGTGCTCACCGGCAACCCCGTGCGGGCCGAAATCGTGGGCGGCAACCGGGCTGAAGCCTTGGCTTTTTTCGGCCTCGACCCAGCCAAGAAAACGCTACTTGTGGTAGGTGGTAGCCTGGGGGCCCGTACCCTCAACCTGGCCACGGCCGCCGCCCTACCGCGCCTGCAAGCCGCCGGCGTGCAGCTGCTCTGGCAAACCGGCAAGCTCTACTACCCCGAGGCCAAGCAGCAGGCCGCCCCTTACGCCGCTGGCGGCCTGTACGCCTACGAGTTCATCCGGCGCATGGACCTGGCCTATGCCGCCGCCGACGTGGTGGTGAGCCGCGCCGGGGCCTTGTCGGTGAGCGAGTTGGCACTTACAGGCAAGGCCTGCATCCTGGTGCCATCGCCCAACGTGGCCGAAGACCACCAAACCAAAAACGCCCTGGCCCTAGTAGGTAAAGGCGCCGCCGTGCTCATTACCGACGCCCACGCCGCCGAGCGTCTCTACGACGAAGCCCTGCGCCTGCTGGCCGACGAGCCCCGCCAGCAGCAGCTGCAAGCGCGGGTACTTGAGCTGGCCCGACCCGATGCTACCACGGCCATTGTTGACGAATTATTGAAATTAATTAAAAATTAA
- the murC gene encoding UDP-N-acetylmuramate--L-alanine ligase — MSALARWFRANGHQVSGYDKTATPLTQALEAEGIAVHYADVVENIPAAVRENKAQTLVVLTPAIPADSREWAWLRAEGYDIRKRSQVLGVLTQGRRTIAVAGTHGKTTTSSMVAHLLHHAGHDAGAFLGGIAVNLGSNLLLPQSPGAPVVVEADEYDRSFLTLRPDVAIVTSTDADHLDIYGTQGALIESFRQFVGQIKPGGTLLVNHTADPSVAAAASAGTRVIHYGLAAAPGRELFAAHVTAQGQEFYFDLHGPLGPVPGLALAVPGFHNVENMLAAAAVAQIEGLDAAQITAAVAAYRGVKRRFEFVATGPQGQVYLDDYAHHPREIEAFLRSVRALYPGRRLRVVFQPHLFTRTRDFAEGFAQSLSIADEVILLDIYPARELPLPGVTSDIILAGITSPLKSIQTKAQVLAGAQTDPLEVLATVGAGDIDTLVPELKLIFTERWKN; from the coding sequence ATGTCGGCGCTGGCGCGGTGGTTTCGCGCCAACGGCCACCAAGTCAGCGGCTACGATAAAACCGCGACGCCGCTCACGCAAGCCCTGGAGGCCGAAGGAATTGCCGTGCACTACGCCGATGTAGTAGAGAATATTCCGGCGGCGGTGCGGGAAAATAAAGCGCAAACACTGGTCGTGCTCACGCCCGCCATTCCGGCCGACAGCCGCGAGTGGGCCTGGTTACGAGCCGAGGGCTACGATATCCGCAAGCGCAGCCAAGTGCTGGGCGTACTCACGCAGGGCCGGCGCACGATTGCGGTGGCCGGCACCCACGGCAAAACCACCACCAGCAGCATGGTGGCCCACCTGCTGCACCACGCCGGCCACGACGCTGGCGCCTTCCTGGGCGGTATCGCCGTGAACCTGGGCAGCAACCTGCTGCTGCCGCAGTCGCCCGGGGCCCCCGTGGTGGTGGAGGCCGACGAGTATGACCGCAGCTTCCTCACGCTGCGCCCCGACGTGGCCATCGTGACCAGCACCGACGCCGACCACCTCGATATTTACGGCACTCAAGGGGCCCTGATTGAATCGTTTCGGCAGTTCGTGGGGCAAATCAAGCCTGGCGGCACGCTGCTCGTCAACCACACGGCCGACCCTAGCGTGGCCGCGGCCGCGTCGGCCGGTACCCGCGTCATTCACTACGGCTTAGCAGCTGCACCGGGCCGTGAATTATTCGCCGCCCACGTGACAGCCCAAGGGCAAGAATTTTACTTCGACCTGCACGGGCCCCTGGGGCCCGTGCCCGGCCTGGCGCTGGCCGTGCCCGGCTTCCACAACGTGGAAAATATGCTGGCCGCCGCCGCCGTAGCGCAAATTGAAGGCCTGGACGCGGCGCAAATAACGGCCGCTGTGGCCGCCTACAGGGGCGTGAAGCGGCGGTTTGAATTTGTGGCGACGGGCCCCCAGGGGCAGGTTTATTTGGACGACTACGCCCACCACCCACGCGAAATTGAGGCGTTCTTGCGTTCGGTGCGGGCGCTGTACCCGGGGCGGCGGTTGCGGGTAGTGTTCCAACCCCACTTATTCACCCGCACCCGCGATTTTGCCGAAGGCTTTGCGCAGAGTTTAAGTATTGCAGATGAGGTAATTCTGTTGGATATTTACCCCGCCCGCGAGCTGCCGCTGCCCGGTGTCACGTCGGATATTATCTTGGCTGGCATTACCAGTCCGCTCAAATCCATTCAAACCAAGGCCCAGGTGCTGGCCGGGGCCCAAACCGACCCGCTCGAAGTGCTGGCCACGGTGGGCGCTGGCGACATTGATACCCTCGTGCCGGAATTAAAGTTGATTTTTACTGAGCGTTGGAAAAATTAA
- a CDS encoding cell division protein FtsQ/DivIB, with translation MHRTVRNFSVVFVCLLVLGGLGVFAAVRQAHRPVGAVDVRIANEFDNYFISERGVTALLTKGGQEPVLGTRPEGPRLRELEARLAAHPFVRTAQVYRDLSGDLHADVTQNRPIARLTHPDARLDTYVDAAGQPLPLSPLYTARVATVARPGGAALPADFFQDSTGQRCLGFLRFVDEHPFWRAQVAEVIIGADGRLSFTQQVGDQRVEFGPPDNIPEKFAKLMVFYRQIPSVLGWDTYHRVNVEYQNQIICE, from the coding sequence ATGCACCGCACCGTTCGGAATTTTTCAGTTGTTTTTGTCTGCCTCCTGGTGCTGGGCGGGTTGGGTGTGTTCGCGGCTGTGCGCCAGGCCCACCGGCCGGTAGGGGCCGTGGACGTGCGTATCGCCAACGAGTTTGATAACTACTTCATCAGCGAGCGGGGCGTGACGGCCCTGCTCACCAAGGGCGGGCAGGAGCCGGTGCTGGGCACCCGCCCCGAGGGCCCCCGGCTGCGCGAGCTGGAAGCCCGCCTCGCTGCCCACCCGTTCGTGCGCACCGCCCAGGTGTACCGCGACCTGTCCGGCGACCTGCACGCCGACGTGACCCAGAACCGCCCCATTGCCCGCCTCACGCACCCCGACGCCCGCCTCGATACCTACGTAGATGCCGCTGGCCAGCCGCTGCCGCTTTCGCCCCTCTATACGGCGCGAGTGGCCACGGTGGCCCGGCCGGGTGGGGCGGCCTTGCCGGCCGATTTTTTTCAGGACAGCACGGGGCAACGCTGCCTCGGGTTTCTCCGTTTCGTGGACGAACACCCCTTTTGGCGGGCGCAGGTAGCAGAGGTAATAATTGGGGCTGACGGCCGCTTATCTTTCACCCAACAGGTGGGTGACCAGCGCGTGGAATTCGGGCCCCCGGATAACATTCCCGAGAAATTCGCTAAGCTTATGGTATTTTACCGCCAAATTCCATCAGTCCTCGGTTGGGACACCTACCACCGCGTGAACGTGGAGTATCAGAATCAAATCATTTGCGAATAG
- the ftsA gene encoding cell division protein FtsA, with translation MQQDKIVVGLDIGTTKICALVGRKNEFGKLEILGMGKAVSEGVSRGIVLNIDKTVDAIRRAIRQAEEQSGISIGVVNVGIAGQHIKSLRHNGSITRNSADTIGPDDVNRLTQDMYRLVTQPGSQIIHVMPQDYKVDYEEGIVDPVGYEGVRLEGNFHIITAQSTAINNINKCVTKAGLEIADLILEPLASAMSILSEEEKEAGVALIDIGGGTTDLAIFKDGIIRHAAVLPFGGNIITQDIKQGCNVAPGQAEQLKVKFGKAIAEEASDHEIVSIPGLPNRPPKEVSLKNLAYIIEARMSEIMELVYAEIYRMGLHDQLSAGIVLTGGGSQLQNLEQLTEYITGLDTRIGYPNQHLGKSRIEAVKSPMYATTVGLVLSGYQGLEERSPRSLFDGEPSAYVVSPAAMPAAPAPQVVLPARPVAAPAPAPEPKKEPKQPSRAAGFFKDILSRTKGLLIDDYDDKSY, from the coding sequence ATGCAACAGGATAAAATCGTCGTCGGGCTCGACATCGGCACCACAAAAATTTGCGCCCTGGTAGGCCGCAAAAACGAATTCGGTAAACTAGAAATTCTGGGCATGGGCAAGGCCGTGTCGGAAGGCGTTTCGCGGGGGATTGTGCTTAACATCGATAAGACGGTGGACGCCATTCGCCGGGCCATTCGGCAAGCCGAGGAGCAGTCGGGCATCAGCATCGGCGTGGTGAACGTGGGCATTGCCGGGCAGCACATCAAAAGCCTGCGCCACAACGGCAGCATCACGCGCAACTCGGCCGATACCATCGGCCCCGACGATGTGAACCGCCTCACCCAGGATATGTACCGGCTCGTGACGCAGCCTGGCTCGCAAATCATCCACGTAATGCCCCAGGATTACAAGGTGGATTACGAGGAGGGTATTGTGGACCCGGTGGGCTACGAGGGCGTGCGGTTGGAGGGCAACTTCCACATTATCACGGCCCAGAGCACGGCCATCAACAACATTAACAAGTGCGTAACCAAGGCGGGGCTGGAAATCGCCGACCTCATCCTGGAGCCACTGGCCAGCGCCATGTCTATTCTCTCGGAAGAGGAAAAGGAAGCAGGCGTGGCCCTGATTGACATCGGGGGCGGCACCACCGACCTGGCCATTTTTAAGGATGGTATTATCCGCCACGCGGCGGTGCTGCCGTTCGGGGGCAATATTATCACCCAGGATATCAAACAGGGTTGCAACGTGGCCCCCGGCCAAGCCGAGCAGCTAAAGGTGAAGTTCGGCAAAGCTATTGCCGAGGAAGCCAGCGACCATGAAATCGTGAGCATCCCCGGCCTGCCCAACCGCCCGCCCAAGGAGGTTTCGCTGAAAAACCTGGCTTACATCATCGAGGCCCGGATGTCGGAAATTATGGAGCTGGTATACGCCGAGATTTACCGCATGGGCCTGCACGACCAGCTTTCGGCTGGCATCGTGCTCACCGGCGGCGGCTCGCAACTGCAAAATTTGGAGCAGCTGACGGAATACATCACTGGCTTGGATACTCGCATTGGCTACCCCAACCAGCACTTGGGCAAGAGCCGTATCGAGGCTGTAAAATCGCCGATGTACGCCACCACCGTGGGCCTCGTGCTTTCGGGCTACCAAGGCCTGGAAGAGCGCAGCCCCCGCTCGTTATTCGACGGAGAGCCTAGCGCCTACGTAGTGTCGCCCGCCGCGATGCCCGCCGCCCCGGCGCCACAGGTAGTTTTGCCGGCGCGCCCGGTGGCGGCCCCCGCTCCGGCTCCCGAGCCCAAAAAAGAGCCCAAGCAGCCCAGCCGCGCCGCTGGTTTCTTCAAGGATATTCTCAGCCGCACTAAAGGGCTGCTGATTGACGACTACGACGATAAATCTTACTAA
- the ftsZ gene encoding cell division protein FtsZ, which translates to MNYKFDIPAQTKSIIKVIGVGGGGSNAVKHMHKQGIKDVEFIICNTDQQALQSSTVPNKLQIGVDLTEGLGAGAKPERGRQAALESKEQIRELLNQGTKMLFITAGMGGGTGTGAAPVIAQVAQELGILTVGIVTAPFLFEGKKKRLQAEEGIKELSAHCDTVLVILNDKLPQIYGNLTMSAAFAKADTVLTTAAKSIAEIITVTSDVNVDFEDVKTTMKQSGAAVMGSSITDGENRARRAAEEALNSPLLNNTDIHGAQKILLSIMSGTEHELEMDELTEITEYIQDKAGQDAEMIFGHGVDETLGQSIRVTVIATGFAREAHTITTPGQRSAAEATPEPAARQPTPPANAAGAPAAPFVPSFGPPPAEPARVHLTLDGPGLPGNTPPLTGQPITGPGEPVLLPANTTTAPARPRPMDAQAEERRRRMQELSHGLPPDAVTQYEAPAYLRRQVKLETVVPSSEQNISRFNLSDDNELLGDNRFLHDNVD; encoded by the coding sequence ATGAATTACAAATTTGATATTCCCGCTCAGACCAAATCCATCATTAAAGTGATTGGGGTGGGCGGCGGTGGCTCCAACGCCGTGAAGCACATGCACAAGCAGGGCATCAAGGACGTGGAGTTCATCATTTGCAACACCGACCAGCAGGCCCTGCAAAGCTCGACGGTGCCCAACAAGCTCCAGATTGGGGTGGACCTGACCGAAGGCCTCGGCGCCGGGGCTAAGCCCGAGCGTGGCCGCCAAGCCGCGCTGGAAAGCAAAGAGCAAATCCGCGAGCTGCTGAACCAGGGCACCAAAATGCTCTTTATCACGGCGGGCATGGGCGGTGGCACCGGTACCGGGGCGGCCCCGGTTATTGCGCAAGTGGCGCAGGAGCTGGGTATTCTGACGGTGGGTATTGTGACGGCGCCCTTCCTATTTGAAGGCAAGAAGAAGCGGTTGCAGGCCGAGGAAGGCATTAAGGAGCTGAGCGCGCACTGTGACACAGTGTTGGTAATTCTCAACGACAAGCTGCCTCAGATTTACGGCAACCTGACGATGAGCGCGGCCTTTGCTAAGGCCGATACGGTGCTTACCACAGCCGCCAAGTCGATTGCCGAAATCATTACGGTGACGAGCGATGTGAACGTGGACTTTGAGGACGTGAAAACGACCATGAAGCAGTCGGGCGCTGCCGTGATGGGCAGCAGCATCACCGACGGCGAAAACCGCGCCCGCCGTGCCGCGGAAGAGGCCCTGAACTCGCCGCTGCTCAATAACACCGACATTCACGGGGCCCAGAAAATCCTGCTCTCCATCATGTCGGGTACCGAGCACGAGCTGGAAATGGACGAGCTGACGGAAATCACCGAGTACATCCAGGACAAGGCTGGGCAGGACGCGGAGATGATTTTCGGCCACGGCGTGGACGAAACGCTGGGCCAGAGCATCCGGGTGACGGTAATTGCTACGGGTTTTGCCCGCGAGGCGCACACCATCACTACGCCGGGCCAGCGCTCCGCTGCTGAGGCCACCCCCGAACCAGCCGCGCGCCAGCCCACGCCGCCTGCTAATGCAGCTGGCGCCCCCGCCGCACCCTTCGTACCGAGCTTCGGACCACCCCCGGCCGAGCCGGCCCGCGTGCATCTCACCTTGGATGGCCCTGGCCTGCCGGGCAATACTCCGCCGCTAACGGGCCAGCCTATCACGGGCCCTGGCGAGCCAGTGCTATTGCCGGCCAATACGACCACGGCGCCGGCCCGCCCCCGCCCCATGGATGCTCAGGCCGAAGAGCGCCGACGCCGCATGCAGGAGCTGAGCCACGGCTTGCCGCCCGACGCCGTGACTCAGTATGAGGCCCCGGCCTACTTGCGCCGCCAGGTGAAACTAGAAACTGTGGTGCCTAGCTCGGAGCAAAATATTTCCCGCTTCAACCTATCGGATGACAACGAATTGCTTGGCGATAATCGTTTCTTGCACGACAATGTGGATTAA
- a CDS encoding NADPH-dependent FMN reductase, whose product MITLIIGTNRPNSRARRVASLYASLLDTLGAKTQFLDLANLPADALESTLYHNAGKHEAFNRLATSLDASDKVVFFVPEYNCSFPGALKLFIDGLPYRGGLRGKKTALVGLGVGSQGGSLALSHLTDVLMYLNSAVLPQRVRLPFIDKELTAEGQLTTPLLTELLREQAAALLAF is encoded by the coding sequence TTGATTACCCTGATTATCGGCACCAACCGCCCCAACTCTCGTGCCCGCCGCGTGGCGAGCCTCTACGCCTCCCTACTGGACACGCTGGGCGCCAAAACCCAATTCCTGGACTTGGCCAACTTGCCCGCCGACGCCCTAGAAAGTACCCTGTACCACAACGCTGGCAAGCACGAAGCCTTCAACCGCCTCGCTACCAGTCTCGACGCCAGCGACAAAGTAGTTTTCTTCGTACCCGAATACAATTGCTCATTTCCCGGGGCCCTGAAGTTGTTCATCGACGGCCTCCCCTACCGCGGTGGCCTGCGCGGCAAGAAGACCGCCCTTGTAGGCCTGGGTGTTGGTAGCCAAGGTGGCAGCCTGGCGCTAAGTCACCTCACCGACGTGCTGATGTACCTGAACTCAGCCGTGTTACCTCAGCGCGTACGCCTTCCCTTTATCGACAAAGAATTAACCGCCGAAGGCCAATTGACCACCCCGCTACTGACGGAGTTGTTGCGCGAGCAAGCGGCGGCGCTGCTGGCGTTTTAG
- a CDS encoding succinate dehydrogenase/fumarate reductase iron-sulfur subunit, with translation MNLTLNVWRQPNRQAQGKIVEYQVKDISPEMSFLEMLDVLNEDLLHKGEDPVAFDHDCREGICGSCDLFINGRSHGPEKGTTTCQLHMRKFSDGDTITIEPWRANSFPINKDLSVDRSAFDRIIQAGGYVSVNTGGAPDGNEIPIPKDIADRAFEAATCIGCGACVAACKNASAMLFVSAKVSQLALLPQGDVERKTRVENMVAQMDIEGFGACSNIGSCAAECPVGISLENIAILNREFLTAKATSNNLV, from the coding sequence ATGAACCTGACCCTGAACGTGTGGCGGCAGCCTAACCGCCAAGCGCAGGGAAAGATTGTAGAGTACCAAGTGAAAGACATTTCACCCGAAATGTCTTTCCTGGAAATGCTCGATGTGCTAAACGAGGACTTGCTGCACAAGGGCGAAGACCCGGTAGCCTTCGACCACGACTGCCGCGAAGGCATTTGTGGCTCGTGCGACTTGTTCATTAACGGCCGCTCGCACGGCCCGGAGAAAGGCACCACTACGTGCCAGCTTCACATGCGCAAGTTCTCGGACGGTGATACCATTACCATTGAACCCTGGCGCGCTAACTCCTTCCCAATCAATAAAGACCTGAGTGTAGACCGCTCGGCCTTTGACCGCATCATTCAAGCGGGTGGCTACGTAAGCGTGAACACCGGCGGGGCTCCCGACGGCAACGAGATTCCGATTCCGAAAGACATTGCAGACCGTGCCTTTGAAGCGGCCACTTGCATCGGGTGCGGCGCGTGCGTGGCGGCCTGCAAGAATGCCTCGGCCATGCTGTTCGTATCGGCCAAAGTATCGCAATTGGCTTTGCTGCCCCAAGGCGACGTGGAACGTAAAACCCGCGTTGAAAACATGGTGGCGCAGATGGACATCGAAGGTTTTGGGGCTTGCTCCAACATCGGCTCTTGTGCCGCCGAATGTCCGGTGGGCATTTCGCTGGAAAACATTGCCATTCTGAACCGCGAGTTTTTGACCGCCAAAGCCACGTCGAACAACTTGGTGTAA
- a CDS encoding fumarate reductase/succinate dehydrogenase flavoprotein subunit, giving the protein MFLDSKSPEGPLAEKWDQHKFNVKLVNPANKRKYDVIVVGTGLAGASAAASLAELGYNVHAFTYHDSPRRAHSIAAQGGINAAKNYQNDGDSVFRLFYDTIKGGDYRSREANVYRLAQVSVSIIDQCVAQGVPFAREYGGLLANRSFGGAQVSRTFYARGQTGQQLLLGAYSALSRQVAYGKVKLHTRSEMLDLVVADGKAAGIVTRNLLTGAIEKHAAHAVVLATGGYGNVFYLSTNAMYCNATAAWRAHKKGAYFANPCFTQIHPTCIPVSGDYQSKLTLMSESLRNDGRVWVPATKELAERLRKGEIKVKDLKEDDRDYFLERKYPAFGNLVPRDVASRNAKQMCDEGRGVGSTGLAVYLDFADVIQRTSAQAVSQKYGNLFAMYEKITNENPYELPMRIYPAVHYTMGGLWVDYNLQTTVPGLYATGECNFSDHGANRLGASALMQGLADGYFVIPYTIGDYLAKTAPKPVDTNHPAFAEADKTVKERTAKLLSIKGNRTPDQFHKVLGHIMWEYCGMARNAEDLTYAKAEIQKLKREFWQDLKLTGTNEELNQALEKAGRVADFIELGELMIDDALDRNESCGGHFREEYQTPEGEALRDDENYAYVAAWEFMGENQPERLNKEELQFENVKLTQRSYK; this is encoded by the coding sequence ATGTTTCTGGATTCAAAATCTCCCGAAGGCCCCCTAGCCGAGAAGTGGGACCAGCACAAATTCAACGTTAAGCTCGTAAACCCTGCCAATAAGCGCAAGTACGACGTGATTGTAGTGGGCACTGGTTTAGCCGGGGCCTCCGCAGCCGCTTCGCTGGCTGAGCTGGGCTACAACGTCCACGCTTTCACGTACCACGATTCACCACGCCGGGCCCACTCCATCGCAGCTCAGGGTGGCATCAACGCCGCCAAAAACTACCAGAACGACGGCGACTCGGTGTTCCGCCTGTTCTACGACACTATTAAAGGCGGCGATTACCGCTCCCGCGAAGCCAACGTGTACCGCCTGGCGCAAGTGTCGGTCAGCATCATCGACCAGTGCGTAGCCCAGGGCGTGCCCTTTGCCCGCGAATATGGCGGGCTGCTGGCCAACCGCTCCTTTGGAGGAGCCCAGGTAAGCCGTACGTTCTATGCCCGCGGCCAGACCGGACAGCAGCTGTTGCTGGGGGCCTATTCGGCACTGAGCCGCCAAGTAGCCTACGGCAAAGTGAAGCTGCACACCCGTTCGGAGATGCTGGACTTAGTGGTGGCCGATGGTAAAGCTGCTGGCATCGTGACCCGTAACCTGCTGACGGGCGCCATTGAGAAACATGCCGCCCACGCGGTGGTATTGGCTACCGGCGGCTATGGCAACGTGTTCTACCTGAGCACCAACGCCATGTACTGCAACGCAACCGCCGCTTGGCGGGCCCATAAAAAGGGTGCGTACTTCGCCAACCCGTGCTTCACCCAGATTCACCCCACTTGCATCCCGGTATCGGGCGACTACCAGTCGAAGCTAACGCTGATGTCGGAGTCGCTGCGTAACGACGGCCGCGTGTGGGTGCCCGCCACCAAGGAATTGGCCGAGCGCCTGCGCAAAGGCGAAATCAAAGTAAAGGATTTGAAAGAGGACGACCGCGACTACTTCTTGGAGCGCAAGTACCCAGCGTTTGGCAACCTCGTGCCGCGCGACGTGGCCTCGCGCAACGCCAAGCAGATGTGCGACGAAGGCCGCGGCGTAGGCAGCACGGGCTTAGCCGTGTACCTCGATTTTGCCGACGTCATCCAGCGCACCAGTGCCCAGGCAGTGAGCCAGAAATACGGCAATCTGTTTGCCATGTACGAGAAAATTACCAACGAGAACCCGTACGAGTTGCCGATGCGCATCTACCCGGCGGTGCATTATACCATGGGCGGCCTGTGGGTTGACTACAACCTGCAAACCACCGTGCCCGGCCTGTACGCCACCGGCGAATGCAACTTCTCCGACCACGGTGCCAACCGCCTCGGGGCCTCCGCCCTTATGCAGGGCTTGGCCGACGGCTACTTCGTGATTCCCTACACCATTGGCGATTACCTCGCTAAGACGGCTCCCAAGCCAGTGGACACGAACCACCCCGCTTTTGCCGAAGCCGATAAGACGGTGAAAGAGCGGACGGCCAAGCTGCTCAGTATCAAAGGCAACCGCACGCCCGATCAGTTCCACAAGGTATTGGGCCACATCATGTGGGAGTATTGCGGCATGGCCCGCAACGCCGAAGACCTCACCTACGCCAAAGCTGAGATTCAGAAGCTGAAGCGCGAGTTCTGGCAGGATCTGAAGCTGACCGGTACCAATGAGGAACTGAACCAGGCGCTGGAGAAAGCTGGCCGCGTGGCCGATTTCATCGAACTCGGCGAGCTAATGATCGACGATGCCCTCGACCGGAACGAGAGCTGCGGCGGCCACTTCCGCGAGGAGTACCAGACCCCCGAGGGCGAGGCCTTGCGCGACGACGAAAACTACGCTTACGTAGCCGCCTGGGAGTTCATGGGCGAAAACCAACCCGAGCGCCTCAACAAGGAGGAGCTGCAATTCGAGAACGTGAAGCTTACTCAGCGCAGCTACAAATAG